The sequence below is a genomic window from Rissa tridactyla isolate bRisTri1 chromosome 20, bRisTri1.patW.cur.20221130, whole genome shotgun sequence.
AAGGGCTGGGGGCCGCACTGGGGGTGCTCCGTGGGTCCCACGGTGGCTTTAGTGGCAGCTGGAGCCCTCAACTGGGCTGCTTTGCCCCGGGGATGGAGGGGTTgctggccgggggcggggggggtggaatTAGTGCTTGTTTGCATTCACGGGCTCGACACGGTGGTGTGTGCTGGTTCTCCGCTCTGCCCTTGGTGCAGCGGGGTGGGATGGTGCCTGTCCCCGCTCCCAGCAGCGGGGTGGGATGGTGCCTGTCCCCAATCCCAGCGGGGGGGTGGGATCGCTGGCCATCACTGGCCGTGTGAGCAGCCGGGGGGGTTTCGCCTCCCCTTGGCAGATCAGGGCCACCCCCTCCCGCTGCAGCCCTGCGTCTCCTCTCCCTAGTGGAAGACGATGCCGAGTCCGAAGCCTAGGAGGAAGAGCTCTTGGAGGAAGATGTAggtgatgaggatgatgatggagTGTCTGCAGCTTGGAGAAGACTCCGCGGCTCTGGGAGTGGAGCTGGTGTGATGGAGGGGATGCCCCGTGCCGGGAGCTGCAAGTGCCTCATGCCAAATAGGACAGATCCCTTCGGGGGACACAAACTGTCCGGGCTCTGAATATCATCCCttgtctcctctccctgccccctcccttccTACTGTGCTCCCAGaaatcctcctcttccctcttatTGCAATAACAACAGGAAAGTGCAAATACCTCTGGGCTGTGCTGTGGtcctgccgcgccagcctgctccctcccgtccctccctcccgcccgctgCCTCCAGCGGCTCCTGCCTCCCCTTGGGAAGACAGATTCCATGCGTGCAATGGCTGCGATGCTGTGGGTCGTGCTGCTGACCCGTGGGTCTGGGGGCCAGAGGTGCCAGCGAGCAGCCTCTGCCCCCCTGCTTGTGGCCAGGACAGGGGGTTCGGgggggctctcccagccccagcctgtccGGAGGCGGGAGGCTGCACCACGCTCTGTCTCGGGACTTGTGTGTCCACGTAAGCTCAGCCACCTCTTCAAGGGGAGGACGCGATGCTCTGAGACCCAGGTGCTCGTTTTCctgctgcgcagccctggcaccAGTTTATCCTGTGTATTCCCTTCTAATGGTCCTTTTGTTCCGGTAGGAATCGCTCCCACCGTAGCCCGCCTGGGTCAGCAGGACGCAGTTGTGTTGCTGTCTTCATGGCAGCCCAGGAAACGCGGCCAAAAGCCGCCCACAACAAGCAGCCGCTGAAATAATATAATTAAAACTCCTAATTGAGAAAATTGCCCAAATCCATTACGTGCATGATATCAGCGAGGTTGACTTTAAAAGGGAGTCCTGAACCtgccggcggggggggctgggaaGAGAGCACgggggtctcttttttttttttttttttttttttttttatattattttccccACTTATAACACACAAAGCCGCAGAGCGGAGCTGATGGGCGCGCGGGGGGAAGATTGCTGTCGCCGTGCCGTAatggctggggggaggctggagctgggccTGGGTGAGACCAGCCGCCAGTCCCTGATGGGCTGCAGCCCCACGTCACCCCCCGGCGGGGGCTGCGCCTGGGCGCGGGGATGCAAGGGGACGCAAGGGGACAGGATCGCAGGGACGTTACGCGTGCAGCCCTCGCCCCAGGAAGGGTCATCACCTCCCGCAAGGCAAGTGTGCGCCCCGAGCCCCCTCCCTGTGCCTGGGGTTGAGACgtgccctgggctgggagccGAAAGCCCTGAGcttgggggtgggagaggggggagagcaAAACTATAATGAGCAATTAACTCGTCCggctcttccctgccctcacCTCGCTCCCAGCACACACGCCTGCGTGTGCCCCTTCTGGAGAGGGCGTCGGAGCCACCACCACTGCCTTTCTCGCTGAAACAGGCGATTCCGGCTTATTTTCCCCACCAGGATCAGGTCTGGGACCTGGCCGGTGTGACAGCGCATTGCCGGGGGACGAGGGCTTGAAGAGTTGCCCAGGTTGAAGGGGCTTTCTGGGGGCCagaccccccccccgctgcccatCCCGGCAGCGCTCTGCgggtgctgggtgcaggtggGGGTGCCGGCCACGGAGGAGCAGGAATAAAGGCTGGTGAATTCACTGCCCCTAATTCCTCAGGCAGGAGCAAAACGCGCTGTTAATTGGGAAGCTTGCTGAACGCCGGCCGCCCGGCGTGATCCGGCAGCTGCATTAAACCGTCTCGCTGGGTGCGGATTAAAGAAATCCAGGAAGAAAAGAGTCACAAAGCGGATTAAGGTCGGTGCCGGTGAATTTGCACAGTGGCCTCTTCGGCTCCCTGTGCTTgccagggcagcgctgggcagCCAAGTGCACAAGCGGCCGCCGTGGTGCCGATGCCTTCCCGAGGACCAGCTCCCGGGTGGGTGCACGGGGACAGAGCTGTCACCCCACACTGGCCACAAGCCCCTTGCTGGAGCCCGGTCTGCAGGACAGCACGGCTAGCGCTGGCCACAGATGCAGCGTGGGACTCGGGAGAGTCACGGCCGGAGCCGGGGTGACCCCGGCAGCGGGaaggggggtgttttgggggagaTGCTCCGTCACCCTGCCCGCAGCCACGCGCTCGCCCCATCCTGCGTCCTGCCCAGCAGCGTCTCTTGGAGGACTTTGGCATAACCATGGCAACTGCCAGGTAATTAATAGACAAGTCTCAATGTCATGGAGACAAAACGCACAAACAGAGGGcgccgggcgcccgcccggccgggcGTGGGGGGCACTGGCACGGGATGCAGCCACCGGCACATGGCGTGGGGCTGGTGCTGTGTCCACCCACCCGGCGCCAGAACGGGATCCGTTCCCCCCATGGCAGGGATGTCCCCCCACTGCGAGGGTGGGAGGTGGCAGCCGACATCCCCTGGGCAGGACGGGGCTCTGCAGCGGCTCGTGCGCAGGATGGGTGCCAGCCTGGGACACGAGAGCGGGACTGCCAGGGGCGACTTCCTTTGGGGAATACCGGAGAAGAGTTTTGGCAGAGAAGTGGGCTGCAAGAATGACATTTTAACACCAAAGATGCTCCCGTTAGGCTAAAAGCtgcttcacagattttttttttttttttttctggctaactCATTCCCCAGGAGCCTGTGGGGGTTTGCGTGGGGCGATGGGCACTGGGGTCCTGGGCTCGGCAGCAGGATGGTCACAGCCCCCAGCATGGGGGCGCTGGCGGccgttttggggtggttttgctgGGTACCCGCTGCTGTGCAGCTCCAGCTGTGTGCACGTCCTCCAGATGTTCACGCTCACCCCTCCAAAGCCCAGGGGAGCTgcagagaccccccctggagCCGGGGCTCACCCCAGGCTTTGCCTGTGCAGAACTGTTTGTGCCTCCCCCTGTTTGGGGCTGACCCCACACCTCCACCGGGCACAAGAGGCAGCCTCTCCTGCCTTTTTGCACGAGCAATAAGCGATAATGATTGTTATTAATCacaaatcatggaatcatagggttggaagggacctctggagatcatctagtccaacccccggccagagcagggtcaccttagagcaggtaaATGCAGCAGCGCCCACTTATTTTGTGCGTAAGTGGCCAATTATTTGATGCGTGAGCGCCCCGTCGGTTCACCCGTCAGTACCCAACTAATTGCGCGAGGGGTTAAATAGTGCAAACCGGAGCACCCAGGGAGCATGGGGGTGAGCACCCCCTCACTGGTGCCTGCCTGAACCCCCCCTCCCCGATCTCAGGAGTCCTGGGCAgaaagggcaggaggaggccTGGGGGAGGAATTTTCCCCAAATACTTTTCTATTACTTACACTTTCTGCAGTCTCAGTCCAAGGTCCCGACTGGTCTCGCTGCACCCCGGCGTGTGGAGTGGGGCAGCGAGGGGGGTCCGTCCCCTCGgcccccccccgggcagcccccgaGCGGGACCGTGCCCAGCCCGCGGGAAGGCGGCTGCCTTCAAACGCCGCTGGGTGGCACGGATAAATTCCCTGCTTCCTTTGGAAAAGCAGCCCTTGGTCTGGGGACACGCGCGGGGCTGAGGATGTATTTCAGGAGGAGGCTTCCGCACGCGGTAATTTATTtacggggtggtggtgggggattTTTTTACCTGCTGATGCTCCGCTGGCAAATTCCTTCCCTGAGCAGAACAAAGAGCGgcgcggggctggctggggaggcggggggcagtTGCACGGCTTCGGATTCAGCAGCAAATGTTTGGTAAGAGGGACTCTATTCTGCCTCCGAGTGCGTCCGTAGGGGTGGGGTGCCCTGCAAACGCGTGGGGTGCAGCAGGCAGGGTGCACGGAAGTTGATTAAAAACTCAGTTAACGAAAATTCAGACTGCGGAGCTTTTGGGGGGCTGCTGAGGCGCGTTACAAAACCGCGGCTGGGTGCAGCTCTCTGTTGGGTCCCCCTGGGGGGCTTCCAAAATCTGCCGGGTGGGTTTTGGTCTTACTAGATCAGGTACGTGAGGGCTGAAGGGTGAAATAACGCCTGGTACAGAGAGGAATAAACAGGGTGGCAAGTGCTGTGCTGGGAAAGAGTGGGAGATAACGTATGGAAATAGCCCAGGGAATTAAAGCCGGCCTGCAGCGGGAGGTGGGATGATTCggtgggcaggagggggagcagctggggatgggggtcccgggggtctgGCAGCGAGCACGGTGTGCAGGACACGGCTTCCCGGGCGGGCAGGGACCCGTCTGCCAGGACCGATGGAATTTTTGCCCCTGAATTTCCTCCTTGCCCCTCATCCCGTTCCTGATTCCATGGAAACCTGGGTCTGGTTTTGGCAGGAGGGTGAGAATCCCCCGGCTGAGCCCCCCTGAGCCGGAGCAGCGACGGATCCCGGGCAGGCTGCGGCCGGCCTCCGCGTTGGAGCAGAGCCGGGTTAATCTCGTTAGGGGGATGGATGAGCGGGGCGCCGGCACACGAGGCTTTGAGGCAGCGAAAAAGTAGCAGAGCATCTTTATTCGTTTATCCATTAATGTCCTTTGTTATTTCCAGAAACATTAGGAGCTGTTTTCTGGCTCGGCTGCcgcttccctttcccttctgccaGCAGCCGTCCCCCCGCgccggctgggctggggcagaggcaggattGCCGCGAACGCTTCGCCTAAAGGGGTGTTGATGAGAGCGGGTTTGGGTAAGTGCTGCCCCCGAGCCCACACTCAgccccccttctccttctcctcttcccctcccggAGCCGTCACCGCTGTTTCTCCCCCCAGGAATGCAGGGCTGCTCGCCGGCATCGCCCCTTTCCTGAGCCTgattttccatttccctccccAGGAGCCCGCTGGACAAAGCTGCCGTCCCAGGGAGCCTCGCTCAGTGCGGGGCAGGGTCCTGTgtggcggcgcggggggggacAGCCGCAACAAAGCTGTGACGAGGAGCAGGATGCGCCCCACGGACACCTGAAACCTGAGACCAACAGATTTCGGGGTGCTGAGGCTGGTCGGGATAGGGGTTTTCTTGCCTGCCTGCTGTGTGCAGGTGGAGGGGCTCAGCCGCAGGCATGGAGGGGGACGGGGACGTGGCCAACGCCACCATCTTTGAGCTCGCCCCACAGAACCGCTCCAACACCAGCGCGCAGTTCACCGGCGTGCAGCTCATCCAGTCCTTCAAACCCCTCATCATCCCCTGCTACGCCCTGGTCGTCCTCGTCGGCATCTTTGGCAACTACCTGCTCCTCTACGTCATCTGCAAGACCAAGAAGATGCACAACGTCACCAACTTCTTCATCGGGAACCTGGCTTTCTCCGACATGCTGATGTGCGCCACGTGCGTGCCCTTCACCCTGGCCTACGCCTTCAACCCCCAGGGCTGGGTTTTCGGGAAGTTTTTGTGCTATTTCGTCttcctgatgcagcccatgaCCGTCTACGTCTCCGTCTTCACGCTCACGGCCATCGCGGTCGACAGGTAAGCGCCGGCGGGGCGGATGGTGCGGGGATCCGGGTCTGTCCCCCTCGGTCCCCTCAAGCTGCTGCTCGCTCAGCTCAGGGTTTTAAGTGCCAAACCctcaaaacagtaaaagaaaatacccAGGGGATCTTTGCAGTCACTCTGCAGCCTTTTCTTTAGCGTCGGGGCTCGGCCTCGGGCGGAGGAAGCGCAGTGGGGCTGACCGGGATGCTGCTTGGCATCGAGAAATGCTGTTGGGCAGTTTCATGCCTGTCTTTACGAAGCCATCTCTACCGAAATCCAGTTCACCCCCGGTCAGATCTGGGCTCCCGGCCAGCGTGGCTCTCGCCCAAGGGCTGTTGCAGTTTGCACCCCGTTTTCCATACTTTGCTGGATGAATGCGCACCCAAATCAGGCTGCCTTCTGGCCCCAGGGTGGGGAGCGCTTGTGCCTCCCTGAGTGcgcccgggcaggggctggggggggtggtttataaaaaaaacaaaacaaaacacgttTCCATAGAGATCTCCTCTCATAAAAGATGGTGCAAACCCCACAGGGATGGGTGCGAAGCTGGCAGCACCCAGGGCAGCACGAGGAGCTGGTTTCCCTCTGCCCCCGGGGGAGAGCGGGGCAGGACCGTGATGGGAAcggcaggaaaaagggaagatttgAGCGGAATAGCTGAGAAAGGCTGGATGGCCGGCAGAGCTGGAGGTCTGGGGTTTGAGATGTCCCCAGGAGTGCTGGCGGTGTTCCTTTGCTCTCCAAAAAagatttgcttctgtttctcctgCTAAAGAGGCAGCCACCGAGTTATACTGTCCTCACTGTGCTCGTAAAATATCACTGGGATTTATCCCAAACGGATGCTTTCAGTCCCAATCCTCCATGCCTGGCCCTGCTTTACAAAACACCAGAAGGGACCTGGGGCTTCCATGGGCTCCATCGCAGGGCGAGGGGATACAGTCATCCCCCCTGTCGCCAGCCAGCCCTTTCCCAGCAGCGGCTCCCACAGCCCCTCCTGCGGGATCTTCTGCCTTCGGGAAGCGCCGTGGCGGTGTCCGGGATGTCCGTGGGTTTCCTGGGATGCTCTGGGGCTCGGTCTCCACGGTTTCTCTCCCCGCAGGTACTACGCCACCGTGCACCCCCTAAAGAAGCGCATCTCGGTCACCAGCTGCATCTCCGTGGTGGGGGGCATCTGGCTGCTCTCCTGCGGGCTGGTGGCCCCCGCCATCGCCCACACCTACCACGTGGAGTTTCGGCAGGAGGGCTTCGCCATCTGCGAGGAGTTCTGGATGCAGAAGGAGACGCAGCGCTTGGCCTATGCCTACGGCACCCTGATCGTCACCTACATCCTGCCCCTCTCCGCCGTCTCCCTCTCCTACATCTGCATCTCGGTGAAGCTGAGGAGCCGGGTGGTGCCCGGTCACCCCACCCAGAACCAAGCCGAGTTCGACCgcctgaggaagaggaagatctTCCGCCTCATTGTGCTGGTGGTGGCCGCCTTCGGGGTCTGCTGGCTGCCCATCCACGTCTTCAACATCATCCGGGACATCGACATCAACCTCATCGACAAGCGCTACTTCCTCCTCATCCAGCTGCTCTGCCACTGGTTCGCCATGAGCTCCTCCTGCTGCAACCCCTTCCTCTACGCCTGGCTGCACGACCGCTTCCGCGGGGAGCTCCGCAAGATGTTCGCCTGCAAGAGGAAGATCATCCCCGCCaagagctgtggggctgctgacGGCGTGCTCTGAGGCCGGCGTCCCGCTCCCCTCCGTGGCCATGTACTTCGTCCCGCTCAcggcagagctttccctgctccagggggTCGGGGATGTCCCTGTTCCCCATGGGACGGGAGGGGAATGGAGTCCCCCTGCCCATCTGGGGGTTTGCAGCACTCGACGCAGCGTCCTTCCCTATGCCTGCCCCGCATCAGGGTGCTCGGGGCTGCTCCCGGTGTGTCCCGAGCTCCCTTGGCCTCCAGGACAGCGGCCGGCACCAGCAAAAATGCATTTGCTGCAGCTTTTCCCTGCAAAGTCGCCCCAGCTGCGTGCCCGCGGCCCCCCCCAGCAAAACCTGTCCCTCCCCTGAGGGTCCCGAAGGTGAACCTGCACCGCAGCGAGCAGGGCAGAGGGTCCCGGGGAgcaggggacgggacgggacgggatgggctggggtgggggggcagagctCCCCCAGGGACACCTTGCCCAGTCCCGCGGGGGAGGGCGGCAGGCTGCACGCTTCGCTTCGGGACCTTGCGGTGTCGTTATTCTAAATTAATGAAGGAAATGGGCCTGCGGGAGTGTGAGGAAAAGGGGCGAAAAGCCTTTTGCTGGCGTGACGGCTGTGCCCCTGTCATTAAATGAATCACAGGTTCTCACCGCGCCGGGTGTTGGAAATGGCATTTCTCTTGCGAGGCTGTTTTTGGAGAAGTGCTGGTACTTTTCCAGCAGCCTCAGAGCAGGTGACGAGATGGAGCTGGCGCTGGGACAGGTCACCCTACAGCCCTCCGGACTGCCTCCCCCGCTGCACACCCCCCGCCTGTAGGCACAGGCTCCTGTGTCCCCCCAAACCTGCACACAGTGTCCTGTGCAGACACCCCCGGCCCTGCACGTGCACAAAACACCCctgtacacacacagagccctgtgCCCACACAGCTGCGCATACACACGCCTGTTCACAGCCCCTGCACACACCCCCATCCCCCATACACACACCTGTATACACACGCACGTCCATTCACACACCCCTCTACGCTTCTGTACATGCCCACACCTGTACAcccccacacatgcacacatgtgtACATACACCTTTGTACACACCTGTACACCGCCACACATGCATGTACACACCTGTACCTAAACCTGTACACACCCGtacacccctgcacacacacctACACAGCTGTACCTACACACCTGTGCACACTGGTATGGACACACACCTGTATGCCCTTGTACACTCCTGTACACACTTGTATGCACACAGCTATACACATACAGACATGTACACACCTGCACATACACCCCTGCACACACCTGTACACACCCATGCATGCCCCACACACCCATGCACCCATGTACACACACACCTGTACATACTCCCCTGTGCACCCCGTACACAACTGTACATACACACCTGTACAACCCTGTACACACCTGTAcatacacacctgcacacacttGTACATGCTGCGCACACCTGTGCCTACCTGCACACACCTGTACACACACCCTTGTACACCCCGTACATGCcacacacccctgcacacacCTGTACACACTCGTACATCCACACCGGTATATACACCCCTGTACAACCCTCTGCACACCTGCACACACCTGTATATACACCCCTGTACACATCTCTCCATGCCACACACCTGTACACACTTGTACATACACACCTGTACACACACCCCCAGACACACCTGTATATACACGCCTGTACATGCCACATGCACCTGTACATACCTGTGCACCCCTGTCCACACCTGTCcacacacccctgcacacacacccctgtACGTACCTGTacacacacccctgcacacacCTGTACACACCTGTACAACCCTGTACACACACACCtgtacacacctgcacacacacccctgcacacacCTGTATAACACTGTACACACACACCtgtacacacctgcacacacacccctgcacacacCTGTATAACCCTGTACACACATCCctgcacacacctgcacacacacccctgcacacacCTGTATAACCCTGTACACACACACCtgtacacacctgcacacacacccctgcacacacCTGTATAACCCTGTACACACACACCtgtacacacctgcacacacacccctgcacacacCTGTATAACCCtgtacacacctgcacacacacctgTACggcccaggccccgcccaccgccgcccgggccccgcccactcGCGGCCACGCCcacccctgcccccgccccgcgctctcgcgagaggggcggggcggggcagcgCACCGGGCCGCGCACCGGCAgctccgctcccgctcccgctccctcccgctcccgccgccatgtcgggcccgggcccggcgccgGCCTGGGCGCCCACCCACGTACAGGTGACGGTGCTGcgggcgcgggggctgcgggccaaggcggcggcgggcggcggcggcagcgacgCCTACACCGTGATGGCGCTGGGCCGCGACAAGTTCTCCACCTCGGTGGCGGAGCGGTGCCAGGGGCAGCCGGTCTGGCGGGAGGAGGCCACCTTcgagctgccgccgccgccgcgaccCGCCGCCCTCCGCCTCACCGTGCTGCACCGCGCCCTCGTCGGCCTCGACAAGTTCCTGGGACGCGCCGAGGTGGATCTGGCGGCGCTGAGGGCCGACGGCGGCCGCCGGCACTGCAGGTGGgcccgggaggggaggggggctctGGGCTTACTTGGGGGCgggggaaagggatgggggggaTCTGTGCCCCTCGGTGGCCAcggagagggaggggggggtcTGTGCCCTCGGTTGCtatggagagggatggggggggtctgTGAGTCCCAAAGGGgccagggagagggatggggggggtctgTGGGTCCCAAAGGGgccagggagagggatggggggggtctgTGGGTCCCAAAGGGgccagggagagggatggggggagccTCTGGGTCCCACGGGgcctggggagagaggggtggggggggtctgtGGGTCCTAAAGGGGCCACGGAGAGGAATTGGGGGTGGTCTGTGAGTCCAAAGGGGCCacggagagggatggggggggtctgTGGGTCCCAAAGGGgccagggagagggatgggggaagCCTTTGGGTCCCACGGGgcctggggagagaggggtggggggggtctgtGGGTCCTAAAGGGgcctggggagagaggggtggggggggtctgtGGGTCCTAAAGGGGCCACGGAGAGGGATTGGGGGTGGTCTGTGAGTCCAAAGGGGCCACGGAGAGGGATTGGGGGTGGTCTGTGAGTCCAAAGGGGCCacggagagggatgggggggggtctGTGAGTCCCAAAGGGCCCATGGAGCACGATGGGGGTGGTCTGTGGGTCCCACAGGTGCCATAGAGAGGGACTGGGGGGGTCTGTGAGCCCCAAGGGGGCCATGGAGGGGGATTGGGGGGGGTCTGTGAGTCCCTAAGGGGtcagggagagggatgggggggtctgTGAGTCCCAAAGGGGtcagggagagggatgggggggtctgTGAGTCCCAAAGGGGtcagggagagggatgggggtgGTCTGTGGGTCCCACAGGTGCCATAGAGAGGGACTGGGGGGGTCTGTGAGCCCCAAGGGGGCCATGGAGGGGGATTGGGGGGGGTCTGTGAGTCCCAAAGGGGCCacggagagggatggggggggcaaTCTGTGTCCCACAGGGGCCGGGGAGAGGAATGGCAGGGAGGTTCTGTGCCGGATGACGGCcatggagagggatgggggggacgaCCAGGGATTCTGGTGGGGGACCCCTGTGCACCATGGAAACCCCTGAGCCCCACGGGGGTGTGGGGGAATCTGTGGCGGACCCCTGTGCCCCACAGGGGTGGGAGGATCTGGTGAGGGATTCCTGAAGCCCCATGCGGGCCCATGGGGTGACCCCTTGGGGCAGGGTCCCTCCTGGTGTGGGGTGGCCCCCATAGCTGCAGGGTGCCAGCCCCCCTGGAAGAGGCGGGGGGTGCTGCGGCTGCCGGGCTGGCCTGGGGAAACGTGGACAGTGCTTTTTTGGTCAGTCCTGCCTCGTGCTTGGGTTTGATTTTCACATACTTAGACGCGAGTGCTGACAGCGCACGCTGGGAACAGCCCGGTTCACCCACGAAacttaatgtatttaaaacacCTTCCAACAGAGAATGAACGCAGGCTGCAGCCAGCTGTTTGTGTATTGTTCTTAATAAATAGTCGGCAGAGTGTAAGCATGTGTAAGAGCAGATAATTCAGCGTTATATGGGCCGGCTTCACTGTTGTCAGCAGGACACTGAGCTGGGAGACTCTTCCTTTAATGCCGAGTCCCAGCTCTGTGTCATACTCCCTCCTTTGAACATAAACACCGGGACGGTGCCCTGAAATCCCAGGGGTGGTTACTGGGAGGGTTTTACTGGGAGTCAGCAGCCTTGTAATGTGGCCGGTGAgtcaccttcctcctctctcacCTTCCTCCTCTCGCTCACCTGAGCGGATCCAAGTATTCATGCCGGCTTGGCCAAAACTGAGGTCTGCGTCGCGTTTCTTAACAAAGCCATTGGCGCTTGCGAGGCCTTAATTATAACCTGGCTGTCATTAAGGTTGTGTCAAGCGCTAATGTGTTTACACTGTGGAGCACGGTGTGCGACGTCTGGGGAGCCAGCCCTTCGAGACAAGTGCCGCCGGCCTTCTGGGCTGGCTTCTTTGTGTCCGGACAAAGGAAAAtagaggaaaggggggaaaaaaaaaaacaaaacaactttgatGTTCCTGTGAAAACTTCTGCTATTTCAAGTTGTTAGTGTCATCCCCCCAGACCTCAATTTTCTGTTTGAAGCCTGTTTCTTTTGTCATTGCTTGGCTGCCGTGGTGACATATACCCGTAAAGGGttggttttatttggaaaataaatgcctgTTGATTGACAGGTGCACAGTAACATAATAAATTAATACGATTTTATATTTTGTAGTCTTGGGGGGAGGTTGTCAGTGCGTTATTTACTTTCGGCCGCAGCCGCGTGATTCTCAAAGCCACGTCCGTGTTTCGGTGGGAAGCTGCCTTTCGCTGAACACACAGTTTGTATTTTGGATGCTGTTGAAACAGGGGCTGCTCTTTCCCCGGGGCAGAGAGTGAATTGTTGTGGCACCGTACGAGCACAGGATGCTCCTAGAAAAATCACGCGGTTTAGAACAAAAGTGCCCAGTGCTGGCTTGCATGAAAGGCAAAGGGTTTGTGCTTCCCTTGCTGTTGCCGCTGCGGGACCTGGCAGAGCCTGACGTCTCATAAAGTCCCTTCCCTGGTGCTGCTGTCCTGTGACTTCAGGTGTGAACACCGAACTGTAGCGTGGTGCtcctgctttcatttccttctaaaGTGTTCCTCCGCAGCAGATTCCTGAATTCATCTCCTTCAGCTAATCCTCATTAGTTTTGAATTTTCTCTGAAGCAAATTAAttgccttttccccttctctttcgtTGCTTCCAGTGCATCTTCAAAGAACTCAGTGCAAATTTGATGGAGCGGCAGATTTGCatgctctgttctcttcttttatttcccGTACcagctggtgaggaggaggaagctggcaTTTTCCAGGCGGCTTTTCCTATCGGTTCTGTGGAGT
It includes:
- the LOC128919642 gene encoding prolactin-releasing peptide receptor-like, producing the protein MEGDGDVANATIFELAPQNRSNTSAQFTGVQLIQSFKPLIIPCYALVVLVGIFGNYLLLYVICKTKKMHNVTNFFIGNLAFSDMLMCATCVPFTLAYAFNPQGWVFGKFLCYFVFLMQPMTVYVSVFTLTAIAVDRYYATVHPLKKRISVTSCISVVGGIWLLSCGLVAPAIAHTYHVEFRQEGFAICEEFWMQKETQRLAYAYGTLIVTYILPLSAVSLSYICISVKLRSRVVPGHPTQNQAEFDRLRKRKIFRLIVLVVAAFGVCWLPIHVFNIIRDIDINLIDKRYFLLIQLLCHWFAMSSSCCNPFLYAWLHDRFRGELRKMFACKRKIIPAKSCGAADGVL